Proteins found in one Streptomyces sp. NBC_00461 genomic segment:
- the murD gene encoding UDP-N-acetylmuramoyl-L-alanine--D-glutamate ligase gives MGSGQVTDWQGMHVTVAGLGVSGIPAAKVLHARGAVVTVVNDGDDARAREQAAELEALGITVRLGDGATLPKGTELVVTTPGWKPDKPLFEAARAAGVDIWGDVELAWRLRGPDAAPWLAVTGTNGKTTTVQMLASILTAAGLRTAAVGNIGVSLLDVVLGEQQYDVLAVELSSYQLHWAPSLRAHSAAVLNLAPDHLDWHGSMEAYAADKGRIYEGNRVACVYNAADNATEDLVREADVEEGCRAIGFTLGTPGPSQLGVVDGILVDRAFVENRQQNAQELAEVSDVNPPAPHNIANALAAAALARAFGVPAAAVREGLRNFRPDAHRIAHVADVDAVAYVDDSKATNTHAAQASLAAYESIVWIAGGLAKGATFDELVAKSAERLRGVVLIGQDRALIREALARHAPQVPVVDLDRTDTGAMLAAVQEAQRLAVAGDTVLLAPACASMDMFANYNKRGDAFAQAVGELGAGA, from the coding sequence ATGGGCAGCGGACAAGTGACCGACTGGCAGGGCATGCACGTCACCGTCGCCGGGCTCGGCGTCTCCGGGATCCCGGCGGCCAAGGTGCTGCACGCGCGCGGGGCCGTCGTCACGGTCGTCAACGACGGCGACGACGCACGCGCGCGTGAACAGGCCGCCGAGCTGGAGGCGCTGGGCATCACGGTGCGTCTCGGTGACGGAGCGACCCTGCCGAAGGGCACCGAACTCGTCGTCACCACACCCGGCTGGAAGCCGGACAAGCCGCTGTTCGAGGCGGCCCGTGCGGCCGGCGTCGACATCTGGGGCGACGTCGAACTCGCCTGGCGCCTGCGCGGCCCGGACGCGGCACCCTGGCTCGCCGTCACCGGCACCAACGGCAAGACGACTACGGTGCAGATGCTCGCGTCGATCCTGACAGCCGCCGGTCTGCGCACCGCCGCCGTGGGCAACATCGGTGTCTCGCTCCTCGACGTGGTCCTCGGCGAGCAACAGTACGACGTCCTGGCCGTGGAGTTGTCGAGCTACCAGCTCCACTGGGCCCCCTCCCTGCGCGCGCACTCCGCCGCCGTCCTGAACCTCGCCCCGGACCACCTCGACTGGCACGGCTCCATGGAGGCCTACGCCGCCGACAAGGGCCGTATCTACGAGGGCAATCGCGTCGCCTGCGTCTACAACGCCGCCGACAATGCCACCGAGGACCTGGTGCGCGAGGCCGACGTAGAGGAGGGCTGCCGGGCCATCGGCTTCACCCTGGGCACCCCGGGCCCCTCCCAACTCGGCGTGGTGGACGGCATCCTGGTCGACCGAGCCTTCGTCGAGAACCGGCAGCAGAACGCCCAGGAGCTCGCCGAGGTCTCCGACGTCAACCCGCCGGCCCCGCACAACATCGCCAACGCTCTTGCGGCGGCGGCCCTCGCGCGCGCCTTCGGGGTGCCCGCCGCGGCCGTACGCGAGGGCCTTCGGAACTTCAGGCCCGACGCGCACCGCATCGCGCACGTGGCCGACGTGGACGCGGTCGCGTACGTCGACGACTCCAAGGCGACCAACACCCATGCGGCTCAGGCCTCGTTGGCGGCGTACGAGTCCATCGTGTGGATCGCCGGCGGCCTCGCCAAGGGCGCGACCTTCGACGAGCTGGTCGCCAAGTCTGCCGAGCGGCTTCGCGGTGTCGTGCTCATCGGCCAGGACCGGGCCCTGATCCGTGAAGCCCTGGCGCGACACGCGCCGCAAGTACCCGTCGTCGACCTCGACCGGACCGACACTGGGGCGATGCTCGCGGCTGTCCAGGAGGCCCAGCGGCTCGCGGTCGCCGGCGACACGGTGCTGCTGGCCCCGGCCTGCGCCTCCATGGACATGTTCGCCAACTACAACAAGCGCGGTGACGCGTTCGCCCAGGCGGTCGGCGAACTCGGCGCGGGCGCCTGA
- the murG gene encoding undecaprenyldiphospho-muramoylpentapeptide beta-N-acetylglucosaminyltransferase, whose protein sequence is MHVVLAGGGTAGHIEPALALADALRRQDPTVGITALGTERGLETTLVPQRGYELALIPAVPLPRKPTPELITVPGRLRGTIKATEQILERTKADAVVGFGGYVALPGYLAAKRLGVPIVIHEANARPGLANKIGSRYAARVAVSTPDSKLRDARYIGIPLRRAIAMLDRAAVRPEARAAFGLDPNLPTLLVSGGSQGARRLNEVVQQVAPWLQQAGIQILHAVGPKNELPHVQQMPGMPPYIPVSYLDRMDLAYAAADMMLCRAGAMTVAELSAVGLPAAYVPLPIGNGEQRLNAQPVVKAGGGLLVDDAELTPDWVRGNVLPVLADPHRLYEMSRAAAEFGRRDADDLLVGMVYEAIAERRARQ, encoded by the coding sequence GTGCATGTCGTACTCGCCGGTGGGGGGACCGCCGGCCACATCGAGCCCGCGCTCGCCCTCGCGGACGCCCTGCGCAGGCAGGACCCGACCGTGGGGATCACGGCCCTGGGCACGGAGCGGGGCCTGGAGACCACGCTCGTTCCGCAGCGGGGCTATGAACTCGCGCTGATCCCTGCCGTGCCGCTGCCGCGCAAGCCCACGCCCGAACTCATCACCGTCCCGGGCCGGCTGCGCGGCACGATCAAGGCGACCGAGCAGATCCTGGAGCGCACGAAGGCGGACGCCGTCGTCGGCTTCGGCGGTTACGTCGCCCTGCCCGGCTACCTCGCCGCCAAGCGCCTCGGTGTGCCGATCGTGATCCACGAGGCCAACGCCCGCCCCGGCCTCGCCAACAAGATCGGCTCGCGCTACGCCGCCAGGGTCGCCGTCTCCACCCCCGACAGCAAGCTGCGTGACGCCCGCTACATCGGCATCCCGCTGCGCCGCGCCATCGCGATGCTCGACCGGGCCGCAGTCCGTCCCGAGGCCCGCGCGGCGTTCGGCCTCGACCCCAACCTGCCCACGCTGCTGGTCTCCGGCGGCTCGCAGGGCGCCCGCCGCCTCAACGAGGTCGTCCAGCAGGTCGCACCCTGGCTGCAGCAGGCCGGCATCCAGATCCTGCACGCGGTCGGCCCGAAGAACGAACTGCCGCATGTACAGCAGATGCCGGGTATGCCCCCGTACATCCCGGTAAGTTATCTGGACCGGATGGACCTCGCGTACGCGGCGGCCGACATGATGCTCTGCCGTGCGGGCGCGATGACCGTCGCCGAACTCTCCGCCGTCGGACTCCCGGCCGCCTACGTTCCGCTGCCCATCGGCAACGGCGAACAGCGGCTGAACGCCCAGCCGGTGGTCAAGGCCGGCGGCGGACTGCTGGTCGACGACGCGGAACTGACGCCCGACTGGGTACGGGGCAACGTCCTGCCCGTGCTCGCCGACCCGCACCGGCTGTACGAGATGTCCCGCGCCGCCGCCGAGTTCGGCCGTCGGGACGCCGACGACCTGCTCGTCGGCATGGTGTACGAGGCGATCGCCGAGCGTCGTGCACGTCAATAG
- a CDS encoding UDP-N-acetylmuramoyl-L-alanyl-D-glutamate--2,6-diaminopimelate ligase: MTYPGPPRPVQLSATPLAELADQLGATAPESAAEVTGITHDSRAVRPGDLYAALPGARLHGADFVVQAAGLGAVAVLTDPTGAERAVATGLPVLVVADPRAQMGELAATIYGHPGRDLLQIGITGTSGKTTTAYLVEGGLRTKSNTGLIGTVEMRIGDERIKSERTTPEATDLQALFAVMRERGVEAVAMEVSSHALVLGRVDGCVFDIGVFTNLSPEHMEFHSDMEDYFRAKAQLFTPERSRLGVVNADDEYGRRLAKEAAVPVVTFSAEGHPDADWRAEDVEIGQLDSTFTVIGPQGERIHAKAPLPGPFNVANTLAAIVALAAAGLDPQTAADGIAAVPGVPGRLERVDAGQPYLAVVDYAHKTDAVESVLRALRHVTEGKLHVVLGCGGDRDRTKRAPMGAAVARLADTAVLTSDNPRSEDPLAILATMLEGAASVPAHERGEVQVFEDRAAAIAAAVARARPGDTVLVAGKGHEQGQDIAGVVRPFDDRQVLREAIQKTQG; the protein is encoded by the coding sequence GTGACCTATCCGGGGCCGCCCAGGCCGGTGCAGCTCTCCGCCACACCCCTCGCGGAACTCGCCGATCAGCTGGGTGCCACCGCGCCGGAGAGCGCCGCCGAGGTCACGGGCATCACCCATGACTCGCGCGCCGTCCGCCCCGGCGACCTGTACGCCGCCCTGCCCGGCGCCCGTCTGCACGGCGCCGACTTCGTCGTCCAGGCCGCAGGCCTCGGCGCGGTCGCCGTGCTGACCGACCCGACGGGGGCCGAGCGCGCCGTGGCGACCGGCCTGCCGGTCCTGGTGGTCGCCGATCCGCGCGCGCAGATGGGCGAGCTGGCGGCCACGATCTACGGCCACCCCGGCCGCGACCTGCTCCAGATCGGCATCACCGGCACCTCGGGCAAGACCACCACCGCCTACCTCGTCGAGGGCGGGCTGCGGACCAAGAGCAACACCGGCCTCATCGGCACGGTCGAGATGCGCATCGGAGACGAGCGCATCAAGTCCGAGCGCACCACGCCCGAAGCCACCGACCTGCAGGCCCTGTTCGCGGTCATGCGCGAGCGCGGCGTCGAGGCGGTCGCCATGGAGGTCTCCAGCCATGCGCTGGTCCTCGGCCGCGTCGACGGCTGCGTCTTCGACATCGGCGTCTTCACCAACCTCAGCCCGGAACACATGGAGTTCCACTCCGACATGGAGGACTACTTCCGGGCCAAGGCGCAGTTGTTCACGCCCGAGCGCAGCAGGCTCGGCGTGGTCAACGCCGACGACGAGTACGGCCGGCGGCTCGCCAAGGAGGCCGCCGTCCCGGTCGTCACCTTCTCCGCCGAGGGCCACCCGGACGCCGACTGGCGCGCCGAGGACGTCGAGATCGGCCAACTGGACTCGACGTTCACGGTGATCGGCCCGCAGGGCGAGCGGATCCACGCCAAGGCGCCGCTGCCAGGCCCCTTCAACGTGGCCAACACCCTCGCCGCGATCGTCGCCCTGGCCGCCGCGGGCCTGGACCCGCAGACCGCCGCCGACGGCATCGCCGCCGTGCCGGGAGTCCCCGGACGCCTGGAGCGGGTGGACGCCGGCCAGCCCTATCTCGCGGTCGTGGACTACGCCCACAAGACCGACGCCGTCGAATCGGTCCTGCGGGCCCTGCGCCACGTCACCGAGGGCAAGCTGCACGTCGTGCTCGGCTGTGGCGGCGACCGGGACAGGACAAAGCGGGCGCCGATGGGCGCAGCCGTGGCCCGGCTCGCCGACACCGCCGTACTGACCTCCGACAACCCCCGCTCCGAGGACCCCCTCGCCATCCTTGCAACCATGCTTGAGGGCGCCGCGTCCGTACCAGCACACGAGCGCGGCGAGGTCCAGGTCTTCGAGGACCGGGCCGCCGCGATCGCCGCGGCCGTCGCCCGCGCGCGGCCGGGCGACACGGTGCTGGTCGCAGGGAAGGGCCACGAGCAGGGCCAGGACATCGCCGGGGTGGTCCGTCCCTTCGACGACCGCCAGGTGCTTCGCGAAGCTATCCAGAAGACCCAGGGATGA
- the ftsW gene encoding putative lipid II flippase FtsW has translation MSSSRTGRPPVQRPARRPAAPRPPRDNPVHRLYLNAKRAWDRPLTAYYLIFGGSLLITVLGLVMVYSASQITALQMSLPGSYFFRKQLLAAVIGGVLLLIASLMPVKLHRALAYPILAGAVFLMALVQVPGIGMSVNGNQNWIALGGSFQIQPSEFGKLALVLWGADLMARKQDKKLLNQWKHMLVPLVPVAFMLLGLIMLGGDMGTAIILTAILFGLLWLAGAPTRLFAGVLSIAAVLGVILIKTSPNRMARLACIGATEPKSGVADCWQAVHGIYALASGGIFGSGLGASVEKWGQLPEAHTDFIFAVTGEELGLAGTLSVLALFAALGYAGIRVAGRTEDPFVRYAAGGVTTWITAQAVINIGAVLGLLPIAGVPLPLFSYGGSALLPTMFAIGLLIAFARDEPAARAALAMRQPRFGRKRARGVRDRGPRRWNTMRRRASAARSSGER, from the coding sequence ATGTCCAGTAGCCGTACCGGCCGTCCGCCGGTGCAGCGGCCGGCCAGACGGCCCGCAGCGCCGCGTCCGCCCCGCGACAACCCCGTACACCGGCTGTACCTCAACGCCAAGCGCGCCTGGGACCGGCCGCTGACCGCGTACTACCTGATCTTCGGCGGCAGTCTGCTGATCACCGTGCTCGGCCTGGTGATGGTCTATTCCGCCTCCCAGATCACCGCGCTGCAGATGTCCCTGCCGGGCTCGTACTTCTTCCGCAAGCAGCTCCTGGCAGCCGTCATCGGCGGTGTCCTGCTGCTGATCGCCTCGCTGATGCCGGTCAAGCTGCACCGGGCGCTCGCCTACCCGATCCTCGCGGGCGCCGTGTTCCTGATGGCGCTGGTACAGGTGCCGGGGATAGGGATGTCGGTCAACGGCAACCAGAACTGGATCGCGCTCGGCGGCTCATTCCAGATCCAGCCCAGCGAGTTCGGCAAGCTGGCGTTGGTGCTGTGGGGCGCGGACCTGATGGCCCGCAAACAGGACAAGAAGCTGCTGAACCAGTGGAAGCACATGCTGGTGCCGCTCGTCCCGGTCGCCTTCATGCTGCTCGGCCTGATCATGCTCGGCGGCGACATGGGTACGGCGATCATCCTCACGGCGATCCTGTTCGGCCTGCTGTGGCTGGCCGGTGCGCCGACCCGGCTGTTCGCGGGCGTGCTGTCGATCGCCGCCGTCCTCGGTGTGATCCTCATCAAGACCAGCCCGAACCGCATGGCCCGGCTCGCCTGCATCGGCGCCACCGAACCCAAGTCCGGAGTCGCCGACTGCTGGCAGGCCGTGCACGGCATCTACGCGCTCGCATCAGGCGGAATCTTCGGATCCGGGCTCGGCGCGAGTGTGGAAAAATGGGGCCAACTCCCGGAAGCGCACACAGACTTCATCTTCGCCGTCACCGGTGAGGAACTGGGCCTGGCGGGGACGCTGTCGGTACTCGCCCTCTTCGCGGCTCTAGGCTATGCGGGTATCCGCGTGGCCGGACGCACGGAGGACCCCTTCGTCAGGTATGCCGCGGGAGGCGTGACCACCTGGATCACCGCGCAGGCGGTGATCAACATCGGTGCGGTGCTCGGCCTGCTGCCGATCGCCGGTGTCCCCCTCCCGCTGTTCTCCTACGGAGGATCCGCCCTGTTGCCGACCATGTTCGCCATCGGGCTGCTGATCGCGTTCGCGCGTGACGAGCCCGCTGCGCGGGCGGCGCTTGCCATGCGGCAACCTCGCTTTGGTAGAAAGCGGGCGAGAGGCGTGCGGGACCGGGGGCCTCGGAGATGGAACACAATGCGACGGCGTGCCTCGGCGGCGCGCTCGTCCGGAGAGCGGTGA
- a CDS encoding UDP-N-acetylmuramoyl-tripeptide--D-alanyl-D-alanine ligase gives MIALSLAEIAEVVGGQTHDIPDPSVQVTAPVVRDSREVEPGSLFVAFVGERADGHDFARQVVEAGAVAVLASRPVGVPAIVVEDVQTALGALARHVVRRLGATLVALTGSAGKTSTKDLIAQVLQRKAPTVFTPGSLNNEIGLPLTALTATEETRFLVLEMGARGIGHIRYLADLTPPKIGLVLNVGTAHIGEFGGREQIAQAKGELVEALPEDGAAILNADDPLVRAMAARTKAKVLFFGEADEADVRAENVRLTDTGQPAFRLRTPSGASDVTMRLYGEHHVSNALAAAAVAHELGMSAEEIATALSEAGSLSRWRMEVTERPDGVTIVNDAYNANPESMRAALRALAAMGRGRRTWAVLGKMAELGDEALAEHDAVGRLAVRLNVGKLVAVGGREASWLQLGAYNEGSWGEESVHVSDAQAAVDLLRSELRPGDVVLVKASRSVGLESVAQALLATGAEGEVAAR, from the coding sequence GTGATCGCCCTCTCTCTCGCCGAGATCGCAGAAGTCGTCGGCGGGCAGACGCACGACATACCGGATCCGTCCGTCCAGGTCACCGCTCCGGTGGTCCGTGACTCCCGCGAGGTGGAGCCCGGCAGCCTCTTCGTCGCCTTCGTCGGCGAACGCGCTGACGGCCACGACTTCGCCCGGCAGGTCGTCGAGGCGGGCGCGGTCGCCGTCCTCGCCTCGCGCCCTGTGGGCGTGCCCGCGATCGTCGTCGAGGACGTCCAGACGGCGCTCGGCGCCCTAGCACGTCATGTCGTACGACGCCTCGGTGCGACCCTCGTGGCCCTCACCGGCTCCGCGGGCAAGACCAGCACCAAGGATCTGATCGCCCAGGTGCTCCAGCGCAAGGCGCCGACGGTGTTCACGCCCGGCTCCCTCAACAACGAGATCGGGCTGCCGCTCACCGCCCTCACCGCCACCGAGGAGACCAGGTTCCTCGTCCTGGAGATGGGCGCCCGCGGCATCGGCCACATCCGCTACCTCGCGGATCTGACGCCCCCGAAGATCGGCCTCGTCCTCAACGTCGGGACCGCCCACATCGGCGAGTTCGGCGGCCGTGAGCAGATCGCGCAGGCCAAGGGCGAACTCGTGGAGGCCCTCCCCGAGGACGGCGCCGCGATCCTCAACGCGGACGACCCCCTCGTACGGGCCATGGCGGCTCGTACGAAGGCGAAGGTGCTCTTTTTCGGCGAGGCCGACGAAGCGGACGTACGTGCCGAGAACGTGCGACTCACGGACACCGGACAGCCCGCCTTCAGGCTTCGCACACCCTCCGGTGCAAGCGACGTGACCATGCGCCTGTACGGTGAGCACCACGTGTCGAACGCGCTCGCCGCGGCCGCCGTCGCCCATGAGCTGGGCATGTCCGCGGAAGAGATCGCCACCGCACTCTCCGAGGCGGGCTCCCTCTCCCGCTGGCGGATGGAGGTCACCGAGCGACCGGACGGCGTGACCATCGTCAACGACGCCTACAACGCCAACCCCGAATCCATGCGAGCCGCCCTGCGCGCGCTCGCGGCCATGGGCCGGGGGCGGCGGACCTGGGCGGTGCTCGGCAAGATGGCCGAGCTAGGGGACGAGGCGCTCGCCGAGCACGACGCGGTCGGACGGCTCGCCGTCCGGCTCAATGTCGGCAAGCTCGTCGCGGTCGGGGGCAGGGAAGCGTCCTGGCTGCAACTGGGCGCATATAACGAGGGTTCGTGGGGTGAGGAGTCGGTGCACGTGTCCGACGCACAGGCGGCGGTCGACCTGTTGCGCAGCGAGTTGCGCCCGGGGGACGTCGTCCTCGTGAAGGCGTCCCGTTCGGTCGGCCTCGAGAGTGTCGCCCAGGCGCTGCTCGCGACCGGTGCCGAGGGTGAGGTTGCCGCCCGATGA
- the ftsZ gene encoding cell division protein FtsZ, whose product MAAPQNYLAVIKVIGVGGGGVNAINRMIEVGLKGVEFIAINTDAQALLMSDADVKLDVGRELTRGLGAGANPAVGRKAAEDHREEIEEVLKGADMVFVTAGEGGGTGTGGAPVVANIARNLGALTIGVVTRPFTFEGRRRANQAEDGIAELREEVDTLIVIPNDRLLSISDRQVSVLDAFKSADQVLLSGVQGITDLITTPGLINLDFADVKSVMSEAGSALMGIGSARGDDRAVAAAEMAISSPLLEASIDGARGVLLSISGGSDLGLFEINEAAQLVSEAAHPEANIIFGAVIDDALGDEVRVTVIAAGFDGGQPPSKRDNVLGSSSASARRDEPTPVRQSESRPSFGSLGSVTPKEDPEPAPEPANDIPVAPPVPPSRSYDSAAEELDVPDFLK is encoded by the coding sequence GTGGCAGCACCGCAGAACTACCTCGCAGTCATCAAAGTCATCGGTGTCGGCGGCGGTGGTGTCAATGCCATCAACCGGATGATCGAGGTCGGTCTCAAGGGCGTCGAGTTCATCGCCATCAACACCGACGCTCAGGCGCTGTTGATGAGCGACGCAGACGTCAAACTCGACGTCGGCCGTGAACTCACCCGCGGACTCGGCGCCGGAGCCAACCCGGCCGTCGGCCGCAAGGCCGCCGAGGATCACCGCGAGGAGATCGAAGAGGTCCTCAAGGGGGCCGACATGGTCTTCGTGACGGCCGGAGAAGGCGGCGGCACCGGCACCGGCGGCGCGCCCGTCGTGGCCAACATCGCACGCAACCTGGGCGCCCTCACCATCGGCGTGGTCACCCGCCCGTTCACCTTCGAGGGCCGGCGTCGCGCCAACCAGGCCGAGGACGGCATCGCCGAACTCCGCGAAGAGGTCGACACCCTCATCGTCATCCCGAACGACCGGCTGCTGTCCATCTCGGACCGCCAGGTCTCGGTGCTGGACGCCTTCAAGTCGGCCGACCAGGTCCTGCTCTCCGGTGTCCAGGGCATCACCGACCTCATCACCACCCCCGGTCTGATCAACCTTGACTTCGCCGACGTCAAGTCCGTGATGTCCGAGGCCGGTTCGGCCCTCATGGGCATCGGTTCGGCCCGCGGGGACGACCGCGCGGTGGCCGCTGCCGAGATGGCGATCTCCTCGCCGCTGCTGGAGGCGTCGATCGACGGCGCCCGCGGTGTGCTGCTCTCCATCTCCGGCGGCAGCGACCTCGGTCTGTTCGAGATCAACGAGGCCGCCCAGCTGGTCAGCGAGGCCGCCCACCCCGAGGCCAACATCATCTTCGGCGCGGTCATCGACGACGCCCTCGGCGACGAGGTGCGGGTCACCGTGATCGCGGCCGGCTTCGACGGCGGCCAGCCGCCCTCCAAGCGGGACAACGTCCTTGGTTCGTCCTCCGCCTCGGCCCGCCGCGACGAGCCCACTCCCGTACGGCAGTCCGAGAGCCGTCCGTCCTTCGGCTCGCTCGGCAGCGTCACGCCGAAGGAGGACCCGGAGCCCGCGCCGGAGCCGGCGAACGACATCCCCGTCGCCCCGCCGGTCCCGCCGTCGCGGTCCTACGACAGCGCAGCCGAGGAACTGGACGTGCCGGACTTCCTGAAGTGA
- a CDS encoding cell division protein FtsQ/DivIB, whose protein sequence is MAGPTTAERGERQQESSGPPPARRLRLPRPRTIIILTVVLVLLGAGTVWLLYGSHWTRVERVSVSGTSVLTPAEVREAAEVPVGAPLISVDTDAIETRLSRKLPRIDTVDVVRSWPHGIGLKVVERTPVLIVQKGGKFVEVDDEGVRFATVSQAPKGVPALELTVSSPGSSAASLRRFGEDGLVREAVRVAGAIPDAVAHVTQVVKVRSYDDISLELGDGRSVAWGSGEKGAAKAHTLTALMKAAPDARYFDVSVPTAPASSGS, encoded by the coding sequence GTGGCCGGACCGACCACCGCCGAACGCGGTGAACGCCAGCAGGAGTCGTCCGGCCCGCCTCCGGCACGGCGGTTGAGGCTGCCCCGCCCTCGTACGATCATCATCCTGACCGTCGTGCTCGTCCTTCTCGGGGCGGGCACCGTCTGGCTGTTGTACGGCTCGCACTGGACGCGCGTGGAGCGCGTGTCGGTCTCCGGCACCAGCGTTCTGACGCCCGCCGAGGTGCGCGAGGCGGCCGAAGTCCCGGTCGGGGCGCCGTTGATTTCCGTCGACACCGACGCGATCGAGACGCGCCTCAGCCGAAAACTGCCCCGAATTGACACAGTTGACGTGGTCCGTTCCTGGCCCCACGGAATCGGCCTGAAAGTGGTTGAGCGCACTCCGGTTCTGATTGTCCAAAAAGGCGGAAAGTTCGTCGAAGTGGACGATGAGGGTGTCCGTTTCGCCACGGTTTCCCAGGCCCCGAAAGGCGTTCCGGCACTGGAATTGACCGTGTCCTCCCCGGGCTCGTCCGCCGCGAGCCTGCGGCGCTTCGGCGAGGACGGGTTGGTACGGGAGGCGGTGCGCGTCGCCGGTGCCATTCCGGACGCCGTCGCGCACGTCACCCAGGTGGTCAAGGTGCGTTCATACGACGACATCTCACTGGAGTTGGGCGACGGCCGGAGCGTCGCCTGGGGGAGTGGTGAGAAGGGCGCCGCGAAGGCCCATACGCTCACCGCTCTCATGAAAGCAGCTCCCGATGCGCGGTACTTCGACGTTTCGGTTCCCACCGCGCCTGCGTCATCAGGGAGTTGA
- the mraY gene encoding phospho-N-acetylmuramoyl-pentapeptide-transferase yields MMKQILFSGVIGLFLTLVGTPLLIKLLARKGYGQYIRDDGPREHASKRGTPTMGGIAFIFATVAAYFLSKVITGYTPTYSGLLVLGLMVGMGLVGFLDDYIKIVKRRSLGLRAKAKMAGQLIVGISFAVLALQFQDARGNAPASTKLSFITDFGWKIGPILFVVWALFMILAMSNGVNLTDGLDGLATGASVLVFGAYTFIGVWQFQESCANTQTLTNPNACYEVRDPLDLAIIASALMGACLGFLWWNTSPAKIFMGDTGSLALGGVLTGLAILSRTELLVAIMGGLFVLITMSVVIQVGSFKLTGKRVFRMAPLQHHFELKGWSEVLVVVRFWIIQGICVIVGLGLFYAGWAADK; encoded by the coding sequence ATGATGAAGCAGATCCTGTTCTCAGGAGTCATCGGCCTGTTCCTGACCCTGGTGGGCACCCCGCTGCTGATCAAGCTGCTGGCCCGCAAGGGCTACGGCCAGTACATCCGCGACGACGGCCCGCGCGAGCACGCCAGCAAGCGCGGTACGCCGACGATGGGCGGTATCGCCTTCATCTTCGCCACGGTGGCCGCGTACTTCCTGTCCAAGGTCATCACCGGTTACACGCCGACCTATTCGGGTCTGCTGGTGCTCGGCCTGATGGTCGGCATGGGCCTGGTCGGCTTCCTCGACGACTACATCAAGATCGTCAAGCGGCGCTCTCTGGGCCTGCGGGCCAAGGCGAAGATGGCCGGCCAGCTGATCGTCGGCATCAGCTTCGCGGTGCTCGCCCTGCAGTTCCAGGACGCCCGCGGCAACGCCCCGGCCTCCACGAAGCTGTCCTTCATCACCGACTTCGGCTGGAAGATCGGCCCGATCCTGTTCGTGGTCTGGGCGCTGTTCATGATCCTCGCGATGTCGAACGGCGTGAACCTCACCGACGGCCTGGACGGTCTCGCCACCGGCGCCTCGGTGCTGGTCTTCGGCGCGTACACGTTCATCGGCGTCTGGCAGTTCCAGGAGTCCTGCGCCAACACGCAGACCCTGACCAACCCGAACGCCTGCTACGAGGTGCGCGACCCGCTCGACCTTGCGATCATCGCCTCCGCGCTGATGGGCGCCTGCCTCGGCTTCCTGTGGTGGAACACCTCGCCGGCCAAGATCTTCATGGGCGACACCGGTTCGCTGGCCCTCGGTGGTGTCCTCACCGGTCTGGCGATCCTCTCCCGCACGGAGCTGCTCGTCGCCATCATGGGCGGCCTCTTCGTCCTCATCACCATGTCGGTCGTCATCCAGGTCGGCTCCTTCAAGCTCACCGGCAAGCGGGTCTTCCGAATGGCCCCGCTCCAGCACCACTTCGAACTCAAGGGCTGGTCCGAAGTCCTTGTGGTGGTCCGCTTCTGGATCATCCAGGGCATCTGCGTGATCGTCGGGCTGGGCCTCTTCTACGCGGGATGGGCAGCGGACAAGTGA